CTGATTATTAAGTGCTAAAGGCACAATAAAACCTGCTAGAAGTAAAATGCCAAGAATTACAGAATAAAACCGTGGGATACGTTTAGGCGTGGCTAAAGAATTCCAGAATCTACCTATTCTGCTCATAATTCAGCCCCCACTTCTTCTAATCTAACAATAGCTCTAAGCAATATCATTGTGATGATTGCAGTTGCTGCAATGAAAGTTAAAAGTGCAATGGTGTGATTATAGGTTAAAAATATTAATGAAACACCAACCGCGGCTATTTCCGTGTTTAAAGTCCTTATTATAGGGTCTTTAACTCCGGGACCTATGGCTGTTCCAAGACTACCCATTATGGTGAGTGCCACACCAGTATAGAACCATATGTAAACATCAAACAAAGTTCCCTTCCCCCTGGGATTCTTGGTTTTTCTTTCTAACCTCATTAATCTTTATGATTCCTATGAGTAAGATCACTGTGGAAATAGGATCGAAGATAGCTGCAACCATGGCCACATCCAAGTATTTGGCTGCCACTATCATTCCAATAAATCCTCCCTGGAGAAGTGCAAACATGATGACTTTATCAAGTGGCTTTGCCAAGGCAATGATTCCAACAGCTCCAATTAAGGTTAGTGCTGCAGATACTGTAGTTAAATTTATAAAATCCAAGTACATTTATTTCACCATGATCTCTTCTTTTACCCTTCCTAGGGAGTAAGCAATGGCGTTAGAGCTTAACGTTGATGTAACAAAGAATGTAATGGCAATTATTGCTCCGAAGGGTGTTTTAATGTATAAACCCATAATCGCAGACATGCTAAAGCCAATAACATTAAGGCAAAGAAGTCTTTCCTCACGATTCTGAGCTAAGAGAGTACGCAATGCCATTAAAATTATTATAATACCTAATATCTCAATTAACATGATTTAGCACCTATGATATTTTGGCATATCTCCCCATTTTTTTTGCCAACTTTCCCAAAAGACGGGAAGCACCTGTCTGATAAAGGCCTTGAATAGTGAGAATAGCCAGAACCATCCCCACAATGAAGAATTCAGGTTTGAAACCTATAAATGAAGTCAAATAAATAATTACAGTAATACTTAGGGCTCCGGTGGTGCCAGCATATCCTGGGTCAGCGCAAATTCTGTTTCCAAAATAAACTAAAACAGCAGCAATTAATCCTCCCTCAGGCATGCCTATAGCATAACAAGCAATTGAAGCAAGCAGAGTGCCTGCAGAGGCATCAGGAGAGCATACAATGTTACCTTGGAAGAAACCTCCTGCAAGGTCTCCTCCCCTATTTTGAACAGATCGGCCAATAACTTCTGCTCCTTTCACTCCCGGCGACTCTGGAAGACCCATCCAT
This region of Methanobacterium sp. genomic DNA includes:
- a CDS encoding DUF2108 domain-containing protein, translated to MYLDFINLTTVSAALTLIGAVGIIALAKPLDKVIMFALLQGGFIGMIVAAKYLDVAMVAAIFDPISTVILLIGIIKINEVRKKNQESQGEGNFV
- a CDS encoding DUF2109 domain-containing protein, which gives rise to MLIEILGIIIILMALRTLLAQNREERLLCLNVIGFSMSAIMGLYIKTPFGAIIAITFFVTSTLSSNAIAYSLGRVKEEIMVK
- a CDS encoding DUF2107 family protein is translated as MFDVYIWFYTGVALTIMGSLGTAIGPGVKDPIIRTLNTEIAAVGVSLIFLTYNHTIALLTFIAATAIITMILLRAIVRLEEVGAEL